The proteins below come from a single Streptomyces sp. SCSIO 75703 genomic window:
- the fahA gene encoding fumarylacetoacetase, producing the protein MPPFDVPEGDPFGTHNLPYGVFSIPGTQGRTVGVRFGDHVLDAGAAAHALGSPYASLLARPSLDPLLAAGRTTWSDVRRALTAWLTVPSHRETLRPLLHPLSAVTLHLPFEVADYVDFYASENHARNVGKMFRPDAADSLTPNWKHLPIGYHGRAGTVVVSGTDVVRPSGQRKSPADPAPVFGPSVRLDIEAEVGFVVGTPSTRGRPVPLGDFREHVFGLCLLNDWSARDIQSWEYVPLGPFLGKSFATSVSAWITPLEALDTARTVPPERTHPLLPYLDDTDAERVEPGGYDLRLTVAVNGHVVSEPPFSTMYWTAAQQLAHLTVNGASLRTGDLFASGTVSGPAERERGSLLELTWNGRDALELPGGKRTFLEDGDVVTLTGWAPGPDGTRVGLGEVTGRVVAG; encoded by the coding sequence ATGCCCCCGTTCGACGTCCCCGAGGGCGATCCCTTCGGTACGCACAACCTTCCGTACGGCGTGTTCTCGATCCCCGGCACCCAAGGGCGGACGGTCGGCGTCCGGTTCGGCGACCACGTCCTGGACGCCGGCGCCGCGGCGCACGCGCTCGGCTCCCCGTACGCCTCCCTGCTCGCGCGGCCCAGCCTCGACCCGCTGCTGGCGGCGGGCCGCACCACCTGGTCGGACGTGCGGCGCGCGCTGACCGCCTGGCTGACGGTGCCCTCCCACCGCGAGACGCTCCGGCCGCTGCTGCACCCCCTGTCGGCGGTGACCCTGCACCTGCCCTTCGAGGTCGCCGACTACGTCGACTTCTACGCCTCGGAGAACCACGCCCGCAACGTCGGGAAGATGTTCCGGCCCGACGCCGCCGACTCGCTCACGCCCAACTGGAAGCACCTGCCGATCGGTTACCACGGCCGGGCGGGCACGGTCGTCGTCTCCGGCACGGACGTGGTGCGCCCGTCGGGGCAGCGCAAGTCCCCCGCCGACCCGGCGCCGGTCTTCGGCCCGTCGGTCCGCCTGGACATCGAGGCGGAGGTCGGCTTCGTGGTGGGCACGCCCTCCACGCGGGGGCGGCCGGTGCCGCTCGGCGACTTCCGCGAGCACGTCTTCGGGCTCTGCCTGCTCAACGACTGGTCGGCGCGGGACATCCAGTCCTGGGAGTACGTGCCGCTCGGCCCCTTCCTCGGAAAGTCCTTCGCCACCTCGGTGTCGGCGTGGATCACTCCGCTGGAGGCCCTGGACACGGCGCGGACGGTGCCCCCGGAGCGGACCCACCCGCTGCTGCCCTACCTGGACGACACCGACGCCGAGCGCGTCGAGCCGGGCGGCTACGACCTGCGCCTTACGGTCGCCGTCAACGGCCACGTCGTCTCCGAGCCGCCCTTCTCCACCATGTACTGGACGGCCGCCCAGCAACTGGCCCACCTGACCGTCAACGGCGCGTCGCTGCGCACCGGCGACCTCTTCGCCTCCGGCACCGTCAGCGGCCCCGCCGAGCGGGAGCGCGGTTCGCTGCTGGAGCTGACCTGGAACGGCCGGGACGCGCTCGAACTGCCCGGCGGGAAGCGGACGTTCCTGGAGGACGGGGACGTCGTGACGCTGACCGGGTGGGCTCCGGGACCGGACGGCACCCGGGTCGGGCTCGGCGAGGTCACCGGCCGCGTGGTCGCCGGCTAG
- a CDS encoding DegT/DnrJ/EryC1/StrS family aminotransferase, translating to MATGEAGPGAARGESRPGRRLEETLRARLGQECVYVPSCRFGLYAALRHWCAPGGRVLMSPVNDDVILFVVLAAGLRPVQAPLRARDGSIDVDAVPEETWGTLSAVLTTNLYGNPDPAPALRARCDAAGIPLLEDAAHALGSEVGGRPVGAWGDAAVFSLSKHVGAKAGGFLAVADPARRAALERACEDLLAPPSTRAELAYALRPHAEAAVRALGLRRAAWATLRLLGLTEREGIRMPLRPAELARAADAAPDLTAYDSWVRVDLHDYRLRSGRLRLGRVARHLDRLDEVLERCREGTELLLATPWAPPPDPGRRPAGGGVQPLFRVPLLVEDRDAARRALDRRGLPVGYLYDPPLDDYAGPGFTDPSPAPGAARWFARHALPVDPLRARRVLRVLEECGARPARAPEGPGPSGG from the coding sequence ATGGCCACAGGGGAGGCCGGTCCGGGTGCGGCGCGCGGGGAGTCCCGGCCGGGCAGACGGCTGGAGGAGACGCTGCGCGCCCGTCTCGGCCAGGAATGCGTGTACGTACCGTCGTGCCGTTTCGGCCTGTACGCGGCGCTGCGGCACTGGTGCGCGCCGGGCGGCCGGGTGCTCATGTCGCCGGTCAACGACGACGTCATCCTCTTCGTCGTCCTCGCGGCCGGGCTGCGTCCCGTCCAGGCGCCGTTACGCGCCCGCGACGGCTCGATCGACGTCGACGCCGTGCCCGAGGAGACCTGGGGCACGCTCTCGGCCGTCCTCACGACCAACCTCTACGGGAACCCGGACCCGGCACCCGCCCTGCGGGCCCGCTGCGACGCCGCGGGCATCCCGCTCCTGGAGGACGCGGCCCACGCCCTCGGCAGCGAGGTGGGCGGGCGGCCCGTCGGCGCCTGGGGCGACGCCGCCGTCTTCAGCCTCTCCAAGCACGTCGGCGCCAAGGCCGGCGGCTTCCTCGCCGTCGCCGACCCGGCCCGGCGCGCCGCCCTGGAGCGGGCCTGCGAGGACCTGCTCGCCCCGCCCAGCACCCGCGCCGAACTCGCCTACGCGTTACGCCCCCACGCCGAGGCCGCCGTGCGCGCCCTGGGGCTGCGCCGGGCCGCCTGGGCCACGCTGCGCCTGCTCGGGCTCACCGAACGCGAGGGCATCCGGATGCCGCTGCGCCCCGCCGAGCTGGCGCGGGCCGCGGACGCCGCCCCGGACCTGACGGCGTACGACTCCTGGGTCCGCGTCGACCTGCACGACTACCGGCTGCGCAGCGGCCGGCTCCGCCTCGGCCGGGTCGCGCGTCACCTGGACCGGCTCGACGAGGTGCTGGAACGCTGCCGCGAAGGCACCGAACTGCTGCTCGCCACCCCCTGGGCGCCGCCCCCGGACCCCGGGCGCCGGCCGGCCGGCGGCGGAGTGCAGCCGCTGTTCCGGGTGCCACTGCTGGTCGAGGACCGGGACGCCGCCCGCCGCGCCCTGGACCGGCGCGGCCTGCCCGTCGGCTACCTCTACGACCCGCCGCTCGACGACTACGCGGGCCCCGGCTTCACCGACCCCTCGCCCGCGCCCGGGGCGGCGCGCTGGTTCGCCCGGCACGCGCTCCCCGTGGACCCGCTGCGCGCCCGGCGCGTGCTGCGCGTGCTGGAGGAGTGCGGGGCACGGCCCGCCCGCGCCCCGGAAGGGCCGGGTCCGTCCGGTGGCTGA
- a CDS encoding lipopolysaccharide biosynthesis protein, which yields MLSTGVSAVLGLGFWLVAARYYAEEAVGQGSAAIAAMRLLAGITATTMIGAVVRFVPRAGRATGALVLRAYAASSAVVVLAALVFLLTLDLWGDSYAPLGTPAAGALFVAACVAWALLTLQDGVLTGLRRAEWVPVGNAVFSVGKLVLLAVFASALPVLGIFVSWAVAIAFSTLPLGWLVFRRLIPRQAAADGDVVPPRLGEMGRFLAGDSLGALFSLAMINLLPVMVAVRFSAAENGYFYVAYTVGGTMEFMAINMASSLTAHASHDPRRLADGVRGALRRMTLLLVPVVAFLVVFAPQILTPFDADYAAHGAAVLRLLALGALPRIVVELYIGVLRVQGRTGALAAVQGTMCALVLGSALALFTPAGIAGAGWAVLLSMSAVAVGCAPGLRGALRGGDGGGGGGGAGAGAGGAGGAGESGGAGAGAGAGAGAGEAVADGAGAAVAAGAGQPAEAGDAGAAGHGTRGARPNPTAGYGTSWARRAARERERAAGSPGALATGRPGYERGAPEADTHTVIVRPRGDGAGAGTGAGTGGDGPAGAGAGAGAGAGAGGAGAGAGAGAVAGGPAGTGTGRDAGEAVAGAGDAGERRLRGALWALLGAGTVVFWAALRDLPWAGGAGGGAGGGGGPDGRDLLRGLPWPALLAGALLLVVFVAAVTLCARPEPRLAGAAFAAAVLALYAVPLALGRAPAPVDGPGYARAAGLLADAVGLDGPGALLRWGPPVLHLLCLAALWPPLARAGDRLPWAGRWGVLYLAAVAGWVWQAALAPFTAVLLVPLGLAALALTRLRPAATGPPHRARPNGSTSSD from the coding sequence ATGCTCAGCACCGGGGTCTCGGCCGTCCTCGGCCTCGGCTTCTGGCTCGTCGCCGCCCGCTACTACGCGGAGGAGGCCGTCGGCCAGGGCTCCGCCGCCATCGCCGCGATGCGGCTGCTCGCCGGCATCACGGCGACCACGATGATCGGCGCCGTGGTCCGCTTCGTGCCGCGCGCCGGCCGCGCGACCGGCGCGCTGGTCCTGCGCGCGTACGCGGCCAGTTCGGCCGTGGTCGTCCTCGCCGCCCTCGTCTTCCTCCTCACCCTCGACCTGTGGGGCGACTCCTACGCGCCCCTCGGCACGCCCGCCGCCGGCGCCCTGTTCGTCGCGGCCTGCGTCGCCTGGGCGCTGCTCACCCTCCAGGACGGGGTGCTGACCGGACTGCGCCGGGCCGAATGGGTGCCCGTCGGGAACGCGGTCTTCTCCGTCGGCAAGCTGGTCCTGCTCGCCGTCTTCGCCTCCGCGCTGCCGGTGCTCGGCATCTTCGTCTCGTGGGCCGTGGCCATCGCGTTCTCCACGCTGCCGCTGGGCTGGCTGGTCTTCCGCCGGCTGATCCCGCGCCAGGCCGCCGCCGACGGCGACGTCGTACCGCCCCGGCTGGGCGAGATGGGCCGCTTCCTGGCCGGGGACTCGCTGGGCGCCCTGTTCAGCCTCGCCATGATCAACCTGCTGCCGGTGATGGTCGCGGTCCGCTTCAGCGCCGCCGAGAACGGCTACTTCTACGTGGCCTACACCGTCGGCGGCACGATGGAGTTCATGGCCATCAACATGGCCTCCTCGCTCACCGCCCACGCCTCGCACGATCCGCGCCGCCTCGCCGACGGGGTCCGCGGGGCGCTGCGCCGGATGACGCTGCTGCTGGTGCCGGTCGTCGCCTTCCTCGTGGTCTTCGCCCCGCAGATCCTCACACCCTTCGACGCGGACTACGCCGCGCACGGGGCGGCCGTCCTCCGGCTGCTCGCCCTCGGCGCGCTGCCGCGGATCGTGGTCGAGCTGTACATCGGCGTCCTGCGCGTCCAGGGGCGCACGGGCGCGCTCGCGGCGGTGCAGGGCACGATGTGCGCCCTCGTCCTGGGCAGCGCGCTGGCCCTGTTCACCCCGGCGGGGATCGCGGGCGCGGGCTGGGCGGTCCTGCTCAGCATGTCGGCGGTGGCGGTGGGGTGCGCGCCGGGCCTGCGCGGGGCGTTGCGGGGCGGGGACGGCGGTGGTGGGGGTGGGGGTGCGGGTGCTGGTGCTGGTGGTGCTGGTGGTGCGGGGGAGTCGGGTGGTGCGGGTGCGGGTGCGGGTGCGGGTGCGGGTGCGGGCGAGGCCGTGGCGGATGGCGCGGGTGCGGCCGTGGCCGCCGGTGCCGGGCAGCCGGCCGAGGCCGGCGATGCGGGCGCCGCGGGGCACGGCACCCGTGGGGCCCGGCCGAACCCCACCGCCGGATACGGCACCTCCTGGGCCCGGCGGGCCGCCCGGGAAAGGGAGCGGGCCGCCGGCTCGCCGGGCGCCCTCGCCACCGGGCGGCCCGGGTACGAGCGCGGGGCCCCGGAGGCCGATACCCACACCGTGATCGTCCGGCCGCGGGGGGACGGGGCGGGTGCGGGGACGGGCGCCGGCACCGGCGGGGACGGTCCGGCTGGTGCTGGTGCTGGTGCTGGTGCTGGTGCTGGTGCTGGTGGTGCTGGTGCTGGTGCCGGTGCTGGTGCGGTCGCGGGTGGTCCGGCCGGTACCGGGACGGGGCGGGACGCGGGGGAGGCCGTCGCCGGGGCGGGTGATGCCGGCGAGCGGCGGCTGAGGGGCGCGCTGTGGGCGCTGCTCGGCGCGGGCACCGTGGTCTTCTGGGCGGCCCTGCGGGACCTGCCCTGGGCCGGCGGCGCCGGGGGAGGCGCGGGCGGGGGCGGCGGCCCGGACGGCCGGGACCTGCTCCGGGGACTGCCCTGGCCCGCCCTGCTCGCCGGGGCCCTGCTGCTCGTGGTGTTCGTGGCCGCCGTGACCCTGTGCGCCCGCCCCGAACCCCGCCTTGCCGGGGCCGCGTTCGCCGCCGCCGTCCTCGCGCTGTACGCGGTGCCCCTCGCCCTCGGCCGCGCACCGGCCCCGGTGGACGGACCCGGGTACGCGCGGGCGGCCGGTCTCCTCGCGGACGCCGTCGGGCTCGACGGGCCGGGGGCGCTGCTGCGCTGGGGGCCGCCCGTGCTGCACCTGCTCTGCCTCGCCGCCCTGTGGCCGCCGCTCGCGCGGGCCGGCGACCGGCTGCCGTGGGCGGGGCGCTGGGGCGTCCTGTACCTCGCCGCGGTGGCCGGCTGGGTCTGGCAGGCGGCGCTCGCCCCGTTCACTGCGGTCCTGCTTGTGCCGCTCGGCCTCGCCGCCCTGGCCCTCACCCGGCTCCGCCCGGCCGCGACCGGGCCACCGCACCGCGCCAGACCGAACGGCAGCACGTCCAGCGACTGA
- a CDS encoding M56 family metallopeptidase yields the protein MTVCLVLLSVVAVTAAVPVPRLLTRSVWPEREPVVGLWVWQCLVATVLLCCLTALALGAAAVFGTVRAQLFAPAPPAVAAAYNLSAGPLWAAVLTVFLACGAAWTAAVLLRELVEARRRRAVSRAHLRERAPDLPAGLPTARGPLLVLEDEYPDAWWMPGSPPQLIVTTGALQRLTDHQLDAVLTHERGHARARHDWLLHLSTALATGFPRVPLFAHFCDQTHRLVELAADDAASRRCGHLTTALALIQLNQHRGVLSCASSSRLLGERVDRLLEPPPRLDRRHRALTTATAALVPLLPLLITFAPGLTALT from the coding sequence ATGACCGTCTGCCTGGTCCTGCTGTCCGTCGTCGCCGTGACGGCGGCCGTCCCGGTGCCGCGTCTGCTGACGCGGTCCGTGTGGCCCGAGCGGGAGCCGGTGGTCGGCCTGTGGGTGTGGCAGTGCCTGGTCGCCACCGTGCTGCTGTGCTGTCTGACCGCGCTCGCCCTCGGGGCCGCCGCCGTCTTCGGCACCGTCCGTGCCCAGCTCTTCGCCCCGGCGCCGCCCGCCGTGGCCGCCGCCTACAACCTCTCCGCCGGTCCCCTCTGGGCGGCCGTCCTCACCGTCTTCCTGGCCTGCGGGGCCGCCTGGACGGCGGCCGTGCTGCTCCGGGAACTCGTCGAGGCCCGCAGGCGCCGTGCCGTCTCCCGCGCCCACCTGCGCGAACGCGCCCCCGATCTGCCCGCCGGGCTGCCCACGGCGCGCGGTCCGCTGCTGGTGCTGGAGGACGAGTACCCGGACGCCTGGTGGATGCCGGGCAGTCCGCCGCAGCTCATCGTCACCACCGGCGCGCTCCAGCGGCTCACCGACCACCAGCTCGACGCCGTCCTCACCCACGAGCGGGGCCACGCCCGCGCCCGGCACGACTGGCTGCTGCACCTGTCCACGGCGCTGGCCACCGGCTTCCCCCGCGTGCCGCTCTTCGCGCACTTCTGCGACCAGACGCACCGCCTGGTCGAACTGGCCGCCGACGACGCCGCTTCCCGGCGCTGCGGCCACCTCACCACCGCGCTCGCGCTGATCCAGCTCAACCAGCACCGGGGCGTGCTCTCCTGCGCCTCCAGCAGCCGTCTGCTGGGCGAGCGGGTCGACCGGCTGCTGGAGCCGCCGCCCCGGCTGGACCGCCGGCACCGGGCGCTCACCACGGCGACCGCCGCGCTGGTCCCCCTCCTGCCACTGCTGATCACCTTCGCCCCGGGGCTGACGGCCCTGACCTGA
- a CDS encoding glycosyltransferase, with protein sequence MPEPDTPAAPPTPDTCGEARGDTREGGEVPRRGADTSRGDTPGDDAAYPRADTARGDTPRAAPGRRGADTPHGDTPEAAPAYRHADTSPWDTPGAAPARRRAAEPRRAAEPGTGPARRDTPGPVLPYERADTPRRAAAEPPVTDLSDLPPVSWAARIAAVRPALALSAALALWAYAVRHTDVSRLDDLGLVTALHPAFWAGLAVLTVGFWCTVRGGRRGDLWPAAYVLGLLVMERATQAVLYPTPLYAWAWKHDAVVGHLLTAGRLQGADRLGDMAVYDQWPGFFAAQAALVRLLGVQDSAMYMAWWPLASSVLLLLPLLLVYRTFTEDRRLIWTAVWVFCVANWVGQDYFSPQSVAFALHLGVLAVVLRRYARTGGHPARRGQALWTVLITVLVAAIVVSHQLTPAMLVVSLIALAVTRRHRDWTPSATAVVVFLAWCLTAALPFLSAAMPELIRAVGDIGGNVEAGYGTTPTGTGALVSSWTARLLTASVLLLALAGAVRRKALRHRARPLLLLAAAPLPMFAAGSYGSEMIFRVLMFMLPGAAFFAAAALLPPVPAPAAAGTTAPRATPPRGARPALWVPLTALLAGTLAFVPSYSGKDRVSYFPPREVALVRQLFDQAPDGSLVVAANRNYPLALEAYWRTDHYWFLDDDRRHVDEILRDPATVLARDMAAVRPPARAYFLLTRGQMAHSAMNGPLDEPALRRVRDAVAASPRFAPVAENDAGVLYVLKPASREGDR encoded by the coding sequence GTGCCCGAGCCGGACACCCCGGCGGCGCCGCCGACGCCGGACACGTGCGGCGAGGCACGCGGCGACACGCGCGAAGGGGGCGAGGTGCCGCGCCGCGGCGCGGACACGTCCCGGGGCGACACGCCCGGGGACGACGCGGCGTACCCCCGTGCCGACACGGCGCGCGGGGACACGCCCAGGGCAGCCCCGGGGCGCCGTGGCGCCGACACGCCGCACGGCGACACGCCCGAGGCCGCTCCGGCGTACCGCCACGCCGACACGTCCCCCTGGGACACGCCCGGGGCCGCCCCCGCCCGCCGGCGTGCCGCCGAACCCCGGCGTGCCGCCGAACCCGGTACCGGCCCCGCCCGCCGTGACACGCCCGGCCCCGTCCTCCCGTACGAGCGGGCCGACACGCCCCGCCGGGCCGCCGCCGAACCGCCCGTGACGGACCTGTCCGATCTGCCGCCCGTCTCCTGGGCGGCGCGGATCGCCGCCGTGCGCCCGGCGCTCGCCCTGTCGGCCGCGCTCGCGCTGTGGGCGTACGCGGTGCGGCACACGGACGTCTCCCGGCTCGACGACCTCGGCCTCGTCACGGCCCTGCACCCGGCGTTCTGGGCGGGGCTCGCCGTCCTCACCGTGGGCTTCTGGTGCACCGTCCGGGGCGGTCGCCGGGGGGACCTGTGGCCGGCGGCGTACGTCCTCGGGCTGCTCGTGATGGAGCGGGCCACGCAGGCCGTGCTGTACCCGACCCCGCTCTACGCCTGGGCGTGGAAGCACGACGCGGTCGTCGGCCACCTGTTGACGGCGGGCCGGCTCCAGGGCGCCGACCGGCTCGGCGACATGGCCGTCTACGACCAGTGGCCCGGCTTCTTCGCCGCCCAGGCCGCGCTGGTGCGGCTGCTGGGCGTGCAGGACTCGGCGATGTACATGGCCTGGTGGCCGCTGGCCTCCAGCGTCCTGCTGCTGCTCCCGCTGCTGCTGGTCTACCGCACGTTCACCGAGGACCGGCGGCTGATCTGGACCGCCGTGTGGGTGTTCTGCGTCGCCAACTGGGTGGGCCAGGACTACTTCTCGCCGCAGTCCGTGGCCTTCGCCCTGCACCTGGGCGTCCTCGCCGTCGTCCTGCGCCGCTACGCCCGCACGGGGGGCCACCCCGCGCGCCGGGGGCAGGCGCTGTGGACGGTGCTGATCACGGTGCTGGTCGCGGCGATCGTCGTCTCGCACCAGCTCACCCCGGCGATGCTGGTCGTCTCCCTGATCGCCCTGGCCGTCACCCGCCGCCACCGCGACTGGACCCCGTCGGCCACCGCGGTCGTCGTCTTCCTGGCCTGGTGCCTCACCGCGGCGCTGCCCTTCCTGTCCGCCGCGATGCCGGAACTGATCCGTGCCGTCGGCGACATCGGCGGCAACGTCGAGGCCGGTTACGGCACCACCCCCACCGGCACCGGGGCGCTGGTGAGTTCCTGGACGGCCCGGCTGCTGACGGCGTCGGTACTGCTGCTCGCGCTGGCCGGCGCGGTGCGCCGGAAGGCACTGCGGCACCGGGCGCGGCCCCTGCTGCTGCTCGCCGCGGCCCCGCTGCCGATGTTCGCGGCGGGCAGCTACGGCAGCGAAATGATCTTCCGGGTGCTGATGTTCATGCTGCCCGGTGCGGCGTTCTTCGCCGCCGCCGCGCTGCTGCCCCCGGTGCCCGCCCCGGCCGCCGCCGGCACCACCGCCCCGCGGGCGACGCCCCCGCGCGGCGCGCGCCCCGCCCTCTGGGTCCCCCTCACCGCCCTGCTCGCCGGGACGCTCGCCTTCGTGCCGAGCTACTCCGGCAAGGACCGCGTCAGCTACTTCCCGCCCCGCGAAGTCGCCCTCGTACGGCAGCTCTTCGACCAGGCACCGGACGGTTCGCTGGTCGTGGCCGCCAACCGGAACTATCCGCTGGCGCTGGAGGCGTACTGGCGGACGGACCACTACTGGTTCCTGGACGACGACCGGCGCCACGTCGACGAGATCCTGCGCGACCCGGCCACGGTCCTCGCCCGCGACATGGCCGCCGTTCGGCCGCCCGCGCGCGCGTACTTCCTGCTCACCCGGGGGCAGATGGCCCACTCGGCGATGAACGGCCCCCTGGACGAGCCGGCCCTGCGGCGCGTCCGCGACGCCGTAGCCGCCTCCCCCCGCTTCGCACCCGTCGCCGAGAACGACGCCGGGGTCCTCTACGTCCTGAAGCCCGCGAGCCGTGAGGGGGACCGGTGA
- a CDS encoding glycosyl hydrolase, with the protein MLLTAAATCAVLVAVLALRDASGPSGDAERCRPTALLEPPCGAWFGAFVPHDKANLEEKVHAYEKRAGRTLDIVYTYHDMSAVTGRRLEGQLLTEQEQRVGKDRMLLLSWESKWWGGTRDQQPTWRQIADGDLDASVIDAQARRVREYGERTGRKVFLSFDLEMDTRTPQNGTPEEYVRAYRHIHDRFRALGVDNVVWTWVITGYLDHADLFRRMYPGDGYVDWIGYNQYNYYRCHSAPWLSFAQTQRATHDWVRGHLSRDKPLMLSEFGTADDPERPGRQADWYARVPGVLRELDGVKAALQWNHRDPGPHCDLSVAGERAWAGLRGAVADPYLHQPRP; encoded by the coding sequence ATGCTGCTCACGGCGGCGGCGACGTGCGCCGTGCTCGTCGCCGTCCTGGCCCTGCGCGACGCCTCCGGCCCGTCCGGGGACGCGGAGCGGTGCCGCCCCACCGCCCTGCTCGAACCGCCCTGCGGCGCCTGGTTCGGCGCCTTCGTGCCGCACGACAAGGCGAACCTGGAGGAGAAGGTCCACGCCTACGAGAAACGCGCCGGGCGCACGCTCGACATCGTGTACACGTACCACGACATGTCCGCGGTGACCGGCCGCCGGCTGGAGGGACAGCTCCTCACCGAGCAGGAACAGCGTGTCGGCAAGGACCGGATGCTGCTGCTCTCCTGGGAGAGCAAGTGGTGGGGCGGCACCCGGGACCAGCAGCCCACCTGGCGGCAGATCGCCGACGGCGACCTGGACGCCTCCGTGATCGACGCCCAGGCGCGGCGCGTGCGGGAGTACGGGGAGCGCACCGGCCGCAAGGTGTTCCTCTCCTTCGACCTGGAGATGGACACCCGCACGCCGCAGAACGGCACGCCGGAGGAGTACGTGCGCGCCTACCGGCACATCCACGACCGCTTCCGCGCCCTCGGCGTCGACAACGTGGTGTGGACGTGGGTCATCACCGGCTACCTGGACCACGCCGACCTGTTCCGGCGGATGTATCCCGGCGACGGCTACGTCGACTGGATCGGCTACAACCAGTACAACTACTACCGCTGCCACAGCGCGCCGTGGCTGAGCTTCGCCCAGACGCAGCGCGCCACCCACGACTGGGTCCGCGGCCACCTCTCCCGCGACAAGCCGCTGATGCTGTCGGAGTTCGGCACCGCCGACGATCCGGAACGGCCCGGCCGGCAGGCCGACTGGTACGCGCGCGTACCGGGCGTGCTCAGGGAACTGGACGGGGTGAAGGCCGCCCTCCAGTGGAACCACCGGGACCCGGGACCGCACTGCGACCTGTCCGTGGCCGGCGAGCGCGCCTGGGCGGGCCTGCGCGGCGCGGTCGCCGACCCCTACCTCCACCAGCCCCGCCCGTAG